Proteins encoded in a region of the Bacillus sp. T3 genome:
- the megL gene encoding methionine gamma-lyase — protein sequence MEEKKVRFETEVMHAGYASDAHQDSLVPPLYQSSTFTFASAEQGENRFAGIESGFVYSRLGNPTVKILEDRMAVLEEGEASLAFASGMAAVSAVLIALTKSGDHILCSKGVYGCTFGLLQILKGKYGIEHDFSLMNKREELEREIQPNTACIYIETPINPTMQLVDLGMVAEIANKKGIPVVVDNTFCSPYLQKPLRLGCDVVIHSATKYIGGHGDVVAGIVVGKKEFIEHIARTTQKDIGGTLSPFDAWLLLRGLKTLHVRLDRHCENTERIFEFLKQHPKISTVYYPGDKAHPDYHITSKQMKKPGGLLSFSIKGTKETAQFFMNQLKLIKLAVSLGDAETLIQHPASMTHAVIPRVERLKMGIEDSLLRLSVGLEAWEDIKDDLAWALEKI from the coding sequence ATGGAAGAAAAAAAGGTTCGTTTTGAAACAGAGGTCATGCATGCAGGTTATGCTTCAGATGCGCATCAGGACAGTTTAGTACCGCCTCTATACCAATCTTCGACCTTTACCTTCGCAAGTGCGGAACAAGGTGAAAACAGATTTGCTGGTATAGAATCGGGCTTCGTATATTCACGTCTGGGAAATCCAACGGTAAAGATTCTTGAAGATCGAATGGCTGTATTAGAGGAGGGTGAAGCCTCCTTGGCATTTGCTTCAGGGATGGCAGCTGTGTCGGCAGTATTGATTGCTTTAACGAAATCAGGTGATCATATCCTCTGTTCAAAAGGAGTATATGGTTGTACTTTTGGACTTTTGCAAATCCTTAAAGGAAAATACGGTATAGAGCATGATTTTTCCCTTATGAATAAAAGGGAAGAGCTTGAACGTGAAATACAACCGAATACGGCATGTATTTACATTGAAACCCCAATCAATCCAACGATGCAGCTGGTTGACTTGGGAATGGTTGCTGAGATTGCCAACAAAAAAGGAATTCCAGTAGTCGTTGACAATACGTTCTGTTCTCCATATTTGCAGAAACCTTTACGATTAGGCTGTGATGTGGTCATCCATAGTGCGACAAAATATATCGGTGGGCATGGAGATGTTGTCGCTGGAATCGTTGTTGGGAAAAAAGAGTTTATTGAACATATTGCCCGTACGACGCAAAAAGATATTGGTGGGACGCTATCGCCCTTTGACGCATGGCTGTTGCTCCGTGGTTTGAAAACACTTCATGTAAGGCTAGACCGTCATTGTGAAAATACAGAAAGAATTTTTGAATTCTTAAAGCAGCATCCTAAAATTAGTACGGTCTACTATCCAGGTGACAAAGCTCATCCAGACTATCACATCACAAGCAAACAAATGAAGAAGCCAGGCGGACTGCTGTCTTTTTCAATAAAAGGAACAAAAGAAACAGCACAATTTTTTATGAATCAATTAAAATTAATAAAATTAGCGGTAAGTCTCGGGGATGCCGAGACGTTGATTCAGCACCCTGCTTCGATGACACATGCCGTTATTCCAAGAGTAGAACGATTAAAAATGGGAATCGAGGATTCTCTATTGCGGCTATCTGTTGGGCTCGAGGCATGGGAGGACATTAAAGATGATCTTGCATGGGCTTTAGAAAAAATATAA
- a CDS encoding pirin family protein, with the protein MLKKLDNKNMGRGNHGWLKSIFHFSFADYYNPKNMNFGKLRVINDDLVEAGKGFGLHPHKDMEIISYVIDGQLTHGDSMGNNKSITRGHVQYMSAGTGVHHSEYNLGEKTLRFLQIWILPDQAGYTPNYGDFQFKWDDRINTWLHMVSSKTGPAPIKINQDANIYSLELEQAKEISFSVSEGRQAYLVQIEGQSTINQIDLNTRDALEIVEEDITITANEMSHFLVIELKKED; encoded by the coding sequence ATGTTGAAAAAATTAGATAATAAAAATATGGGCAGGGGTAATCATGGTTGGTTGAAAAGTATATTTCATTTTTCGTTTGCTGACTACTATAATCCCAAAAATATGAATTTTGGTAAGCTTCGTGTCATTAATGATGACCTTGTAGAAGCGGGCAAGGGATTTGGGTTGCATCCACATAAGGATATGGAGATTATCTCCTATGTTATCGATGGTCAATTGACCCACGGTGATAGTATGGGAAACAATAAGTCGATTACACGCGGGCATGTTCAATATATGAGTGCAGGTACTGGTGTACATCACAGTGAATATAATCTGGGTGAAAAGACGTTAAGATTTTTGCAAATTTGGATTCTGCCTGATCAAGCCGGTTATACTCCTAATTACGGAGATTTCCAATTTAAATGGGATGACCGAATAAATACGTGGTTGCACATGGTTTCGAGCAAAACTGGTCCAGCACCGATTAAAATCAATCAGGATGCAAATATATACTCATTAGAGCTTGAACAAGCGAAAGAAATTTCTTTTTCTGTAAGTGAAGGAAGACAAGCGTATTTAGTTCAAATCGAAGGCCAATCCACAATCAACCAAATTGATTTAAATACAAGAGACGCTCTAGAAATCGTCGAAGAGGACATTACGATAACCGCGAACGAAATGTCGCACTTTCTCGTGATTGAATTGAAAAAAGAAGATTGA
- a CDS encoding ATP-binding cassette domain-containing protein, translating to MKLLELKNIKKSYKLYDKEKVEVLHDLNLCFETGEFVSILGESGCGKSTLMNIIGGMDSDFEGDVIIQGASLKGMKEREIDDYRKNKIGFVFQAFNLIPHLTVLENVTVAMQMTAKSEKERNERAKEILVEVGLADQLTKKPNQLSGGQKQRVAIARALANDPEIILADEPTGALDQETSEQILTLLDKIAQKGMLIITVTHSQKVAEKSSRIVKIDDGIIKEDINVKERYYTCSDKSEAKAKTFSLSASFKLALKNMRLKASRNILVALGSSIGILSVILMLSLGSGVTKYINDEINSSLNPLMIDITKPDKKAPTEQAHPGAAVQQTLLPLKENDLEKIKKIANINSVEKVASLSRQSSVVYKEKRTELNLLSTLTKDTDKEILVAGEFPQQNEIVLTADQAKALTNDKTYKSLVGKPLMVYINVIDEQNKPIILEKELIISGIADVEDNNVANPNRAYVKYDTLETLYKDKGITLQPMQMNAYANHRDNVEKIKTKLDKMGYTTANTQKILAQVTNYLDMATFLLAGIAGISLIVSGIMILVVLYISVVERTREIGILRAIGARKKDIKRIFFSESALLGLFSGLIAIVAAIIISIVLNNILLDSFGAELINLSMGNMFFGLAISTIISIIAGLLPSSKAAKLDPTESLRYE from the coding sequence ATGAAATTGTTGGAGCTAAAAAATATTAAAAAATCCTACAAACTATACGATAAAGAAAAAGTTGAGGTCCTCCACGATTTGAATTTATGCTTTGAGACGGGCGAGTTTGTTTCAATACTAGGAGAATCAGGCTGTGGAAAATCAACGTTAATGAACATCATCGGCGGAATGGATTCAGACTTCGAGGGAGATGTCATCATTCAGGGTGCTAGCTTAAAGGGAATGAAGGAACGAGAAATTGACGATTACCGAAAAAATAAAATCGGCTTCGTGTTTCAAGCCTTTAATCTTATCCCGCATTTAACTGTTTTAGAAAATGTCACGGTTGCGATGCAGATGACTGCCAAAAGTGAAAAAGAAAGAAATGAACGGGCTAAAGAAATTCTAGTGGAGGTTGGCTTGGCTGATCAGTTGACGAAAAAGCCAAATCAGCTTTCAGGTGGGCAGAAACAACGAGTGGCGATTGCTCGAGCTCTAGCAAATGATCCCGAAATCATCTTAGCTGATGAACCGACTGGGGCACTTGACCAGGAAACGAGTGAGCAGATTTTAACGTTACTCGATAAGATAGCACAAAAAGGTATGTTGATTATTACAGTAACCCATTCTCAAAAGGTTGCAGAAAAGAGTAGTCGGATCGTTAAAATCGATGATGGAATCATAAAAGAAGATATTAACGTAAAAGAAAGATACTATACATGCTCCGATAAAAGTGAAGCAAAAGCAAAAACCTTTAGTCTTTCCGCCTCCTTTAAGCTCGCGTTAAAAAATATGAGACTAAAAGCTAGTCGGAACATCCTTGTTGCACTCGGAAGCTCAATTGGTATTTTAAGTGTTATTCTAATGCTTTCTCTGGGGAGTGGCGTGACAAAATACATTAATGATGAAATAAACTCCAGTTTAAATCCCTTAATGATTGATATCACGAAACCTGATAAAAAAGCGCCAACTGAACAGGCTCACCCGGGTGCGGCTGTACAGCAAACGCTGTTACCTTTGAAAGAAAATGACCTCGAAAAAATAAAGAAAATTGCCAATATCAATAGTGTTGAGAAGGTAGCATCATTAAGTAGACAAAGCAGTGTCGTGTATAAAGAGAAGCGCACCGAGCTTAATCTGCTCTCGACATTAACCAAGGATACGGATAAAGAAATTCTTGTCGCAGGGGAGTTCCCACAACAGAACGAAATCGTCCTAACTGCAGATCAAGCAAAAGCATTAACCAATGATAAAACCTATAAGTCACTTGTTGGGAAACCTTTAATGGTTTATATTAATGTCATTGATGAACAAAACAAACCGATTATTCTCGAAAAGGAATTAATCATCTCGGGTATTGCTGATGTGGAAGATAATAATGTAGCTAATCCCAACCGTGCCTACGTCAAGTATGATACATTAGAAACACTTTACAAAGACAAAGGAATCACGCTTCAACCAATGCAAATGAATGCCTATGCAAATCATCGAGATAATGTTGAAAAAATAAAAACCAAGCTTGATAAAATGGGCTATACAACTGCCAACACACAAAAAATCCTAGCTCAAGTAACGAATTACTTAGATATGGCGACGTTCTTGCTCGCTGGTATTGCTGGGATATCATTAATTGTGTCAGGAATTATGATTTTAGTTGTACTCTATATTAGTGTTGTGGAGCGAACTAGGGAGATCGGCATCCTGCGCGCAATTGGTGCTAGAAAAAAGGATATTAAGCGTATTTTTTTCTCAGAATCTGCTTTGCTGGGTTTATTTAGTGGCTTGATTGCCATCGTGGCTGCCATCATCATCAGTATCGTTTTAAATAATATTTTGTTAGACAGCTTTGGTGCTGAATTAATAAATCTTTCAATGGGGAATATGTTTTTTGGTCTGGCGATAAGTACGATTATTAGTATTATTGCTGGATTACTGCCTTCCTCAAAAGCTGCTAAGCTCGATCCAACGGAATCGTTGCGCTATGAATAA
- a CDS encoding ABC transporter ATP-binding protein, with amino-acid sequence MSLLRLTDVETYYGGIQALKGINVSVNKGEIVTLIGSNGAGKSTTLKSISGLVRIKKGNIFYNSNDISYKPAHETSLLGIAHVPEGRRIFPKLTVKENLLMGAFSVKSKAVINERIERVFQYFPKLKDRLDQKGGTMSGGEQQMLAIGRALMLKPDLLMLDEPSMGLAPIIVEQIFEIIKELNDEGISILLVEQNAYQALQIADRGYVIQNGMIKLHGKGTDLISNDEVQEAYLA; translated from the coding sequence ATGAGTCTACTGCGATTAACAGATGTTGAAACTTACTATGGCGGAATTCAGGCATTAAAAGGAATTAATGTTTCTGTCAATAAGGGTGAAATCGTCACATTAATTGGTAGCAATGGAGCCGGAAAATCAACAACCTTAAAATCTATCAGTGGTTTAGTCAGAATTAAGAAAGGGAATATTTTTTATAATAGTAACGACATCTCTTATAAGCCTGCACATGAAACGTCACTCTTGGGGATTGCCCACGTACCAGAAGGAAGAAGAATTTTCCCTAAGCTGACAGTAAAGGAAAACTTATTGATGGGTGCATTTTCGGTTAAAAGTAAAGCAGTGATAAACGAACGAATAGAAAGAGTGTTTCAATATTTCCCCAAATTAAAAGACCGCCTTGACCAAAAAGGAGGAACGATGAGCGGGGGAGAGCAGCAAATGCTGGCAATCGGCCGCGCGCTCATGCTGAAGCCGGATTTATTAATGCTCGATGAGCCATCGATGGGTCTTGCTCCGATTATTGTTGAACAAATATTTGAGATTATAAAAGAGTTAAACGATGAAGGGATTTCGATTTTACTGGTCGAGCAAAATGCCTATCAGGCGTTGCAAATCGCTGATCGAGGTTATGTGATTCAAAATGGTATGATAAAGCTTCATGGCAAAGGGACCGATTTAATTAGCAATGATGAGGTTCAAGAGGCGTATTTAGCTTAG
- a CDS encoding ABC transporter ATP-binding protein, translating to MTTILEVKNLTKQFGGLTANQNISMSFEKGSITAVIGPNGAGKTTFFNMITGVYQPTKGEILLENEKINGLKPHGVSEKGIARTFQNIRLFGEMSVIENVLVGMHTHLRAGLFGVLLNFPFVRKEEKKAELVAYALLEYVGLSSLLNEKACNLSYGAQRRLEIARALATKPKVILLDEPAAGMNPKETKDLTSLIKRMRHEQDVTVILIEHDMKLVMEISEDIYVLDHGEKIAQGKPEEIRNNPKVIEAYLGTGAVKTG from the coding sequence ATGACGACCATTCTTGAAGTGAAAAATTTAACTAAGCAATTTGGTGGATTAACGGCTAATCAAAATATCTCAATGTCCTTTGAAAAAGGCTCGATAACTGCTGTGATTGGACCAAACGGCGCTGGAAAAACGACTTTTTTTAACATGATAACCGGGGTATATCAACCAACAAAAGGCGAGATTTTACTTGAAAATGAAAAAATAAACGGTTTAAAACCACATGGTGTTTCAGAAAAGGGGATTGCTCGAACGTTCCAAAATATTCGCTTATTCGGTGAAATGTCCGTTATTGAAAATGTTTTAGTCGGTATGCACACGCATTTACGTGCTGGCCTATTTGGAGTCTTGCTCAATTTCCCATTTGTTAGAAAAGAGGAAAAAAAGGCTGAATTGGTTGCTTATGCTTTATTGGAATATGTAGGGCTCTCTTCTTTGTTGAATGAAAAAGCCTGCAATTTAAGCTATGGCGCTCAAAGAAGGCTAGAAATTGCTCGTGCTCTAGCAACAAAGCCGAAAGTAATTTTACTAGACGAGCCAGCAGCAGGGATGAACCCAAAGGAGACAAAGGATTTAACGAGTTTAATTAAGCGAATGCGACACGAGCAAGATGTAACAGTAATATTAATTGAACATGATATGAAGCTTGTGATGGAAATTTCAGAGGATATTTATGTACTTGACCATGGTGAAAAAATTGCCCAAGGTAAACCGGAAGAAATACGTAATAATCCAAAGGTTATCGAAGCATATTTAGGCACTGGTGCTGTCAAGACTGGATAA
- a CDS encoding branched-chain amino acid ABC transporter permease translates to MLIEMLHSFPQVLIDGLTLGTVYAVIALGYTMVYGILELINFAHGEIFMSGAFIGTAILIALTGAGWVSAVPAIVMLIFVLLITAVITGFVGMGIERVAYRPLRKAPKLIPLITAIGISFVLQDIVRFIAELKNGNYILTGPSMFTEQISIKASSISAVFNDASIKSSFMIVLVTAVVMMIALDIFVNRTKWGMAMRAVAQDRDTASLMTINVNKVISMTFFIGSALVGATGVLFAVQYGTIDPYIGFILGLKAFIAAVLGGIGNIRGAMMGGLLLGLMEMFASANLTLLTGGVFGAEYKDVFAFAILIIVLIFKPEGLLGKPITEKV, encoded by the coding sequence ATGCTAATTGAGATGCTCCATTCATTTCCACAGGTTTTAATCGATGGGCTGACTCTCGGTACCGTATATGCAGTCATAGCATTAGGTTACACGATGGTTTATGGAATACTAGAGTTAATCAACTTTGCACATGGAGAAATATTTATGTCAGGGGCTTTTATCGGAACAGCCATTCTCATTGCTCTTACTGGTGCCGGTTGGGTCTCGGCTGTCCCGGCAATTGTGATGCTGATATTCGTTCTGTTGATTACGGCTGTGATAACGGGATTTGTAGGAATGGGGATTGAACGAGTCGCCTATCGGCCACTACGAAAGGCGCCCAAGCTAATACCACTTATCACGGCGATTGGAATTTCATTTGTTTTACAGGACATTGTGCGTTTTATCGCTGAATTAAAAAATGGAAATTATATTTTAACCGGGCCGAGCATGTTCACGGAACAAATATCGATAAAGGCCTCTTCAATCAGCGCTGTTTTTAATGATGCTTCAATTAAATCTTCTTTTATGATTGTCCTCGTTACTGCTGTGGTGATGATGATAGCCTTGGATATATTTGTGAATCGAACAAAATGGGGGATGGCAATGCGGGCTGTTGCCCAAGATCGGGATACAGCTTCATTAATGACGATTAATGTTAACAAAGTCATATCAATGACCTTTTTTATTGGCTCTGCCCTTGTCGGGGCCACAGGTGTCCTGTTTGCGGTTCAATACGGAACGATTGATCCATATATTGGCTTTATCCTTGGCTTAAAAGCATTTATTGCTGCTGTATTAGGGGGGATTGGCAATATTCGTGGTGCGATGATGGGGGGCCTTTTATTAGGGCTGATGGAAATGTTTGCATCGGCAAATTTAACCTTGTTAACCGGTGGGGTTTTCGGGGCTGAATATAAGGATGTTTTTGCTTTTGCTATTTTAATTATCGTCTTAATTTTTAAACCGGAAGGCCTGCTCGGCAAGCCAATTACAGAGAAAGTGTAG
- a CDS encoding branched-chain amino acid ABC transporter substrate-binding protein: MKFRKSLSVILTSALAIGLLAGCGSKSETASSDGKTNGSNVIKIATQSPLSGGSATLGEAIKLGAELALKEQKDKFKDIGFDIQLVPYDDQADPKKGVANAQLIGSDKDVLAVVGHFNSGVAIPSSEVYEKYSIAMVSPANTAVEVTERGLKTVNRIVARDDSQGPAGADYAVKTLGAKKIFIIQDKTAYGSGLAEAFKKGAEEAGADILGFEGITIGEKDFNGVLNQILSKKPDLVYFGGMYAEGGLLIKQAREKGIDIPFMGGDGMDSSTLVEIAGDSVKNTYITSVAGDSSKTDAGKKFTEDYKAAYNKNPESYSVYGYDSMGVVLKGLEDAIKANDNKLPTREQVAKAVRGIKNYQGALTKVSFDDKGDNEFAKVFIYEFTDAKYPPQFEGEVSK; encoded by the coding sequence ATGAAGTTTAGAAAATCATTATCTGTCATCTTAACAAGTGCTTTAGCGATAGGTCTCTTGGCCGGGTGTGGCTCAAAATCCGAGACTGCTAGCAGTGATGGGAAAACAAATGGATCCAATGTTATTAAGATTGCTACACAAAGTCCGCTTTCAGGGGGAAGTGCAACTTTAGGTGAAGCGATAAAATTAGGAGCAGAATTAGCATTAAAGGAACAAAAAGATAAATTTAAGGATATAGGCTTTGATATTCAGCTTGTCCCATATGATGACCAAGCCGATCCGAAAAAAGGGGTCGCCAATGCTCAATTAATCGGTTCAGATAAAGATGTATTAGCCGTTGTAGGGCACTTTAACTCGGGTGTTGCCATTCCCTCTTCAGAAGTATATGAAAAATATAGCATTGCAATGGTTTCACCAGCGAACACAGCAGTTGAAGTAACGGAACGTGGTTTAAAAACGGTCAACCGAATCGTGGCCCGCGATGATTCCCAAGGGCCAGCCGGTGCTGATTATGCAGTTAAAACATTAGGTGCAAAGAAAATCTTTATTATTCAAGATAAAACAGCCTATGGTTCTGGACTTGCTGAGGCATTCAAGAAAGGCGCTGAAGAAGCGGGTGCTGATATCCTTGGGTTTGAAGGAATTACGATTGGAGAGAAGGATTTTAATGGTGTGTTAAACCAAATTCTATCAAAGAAACCTGATTTAGTTTATTTTGGCGGTATGTACGCAGAAGGCGGACTTCTTATTAAACAAGCCCGTGAAAAAGGGATCGACATCCCATTCATGGGTGGAGATGGCATGGATTCCTCCACGCTTGTAGAAATTGCAGGTGACTCAGTAAAAAATACGTACATCACCTCGGTTGCAGGAGATTCATCAAAAACGGATGCTGGTAAAAAGTTTACCGAGGACTACAAAGCTGCCTATAATAAAAATCCAGAATCATATTCCGTTTACGGCTATGACTCTATGGGTGTTGTCTTGAAAGGTTTGGAAGATGCGATTAAAGCAAATGACAATAAATTGCCGACACGTGAGCAAGTGGCAAAAGCTGTACGTGGCATTAAAAATTATCAGGGGGCATTAACAAAAGTGAGCTTTGATGATAAAGGTGATAATGAATTTGCTAAAGTATTTATCTATGAATTTACAGATGCTAAATACCCGCCACAATTTGAAGGTGAAGTAAGTAAATAA